The sequence below is a genomic window from Elusimicrobiota bacterium.
TTAGTGGAATGATTTCCTTTTGACTAAATGTATCCCAGAGATGTAAGCGGTTATTTTTGTCGTCAGAACAAAGGATTCTTCCGTTAGGAGAGAATTTAAGAATTTTTACAGGGAACAAACTCTTTTTTTCTATCCGCCCGAGTTCAAACTTTGCAGGGGTTTTTGTAATTATTCTTGGTTTTTCCTCCTTCCCTTCAATAAAGTATGCTTTTAATTTAGTGTTGAGGCAAAAAGTCAAATATCTAACCGCAAGATTTTTATCAAGTTCAAAAACTGTCTTTTGTTCAACTTGGTCATAGATACGGTCCTGCTGGACCAAAATTTTACCTTCCCTTCTGAGAATATTTGTATGAGAAATACTTTCATCTTCTGCACTATCAATTAAGTACCAAGTTTTAGTGTTCCATGTTGCCATAGTACCTTTAGATTTTGTAATTTCTTCTACTCTTACTGATGAATCTACAGGAACTCCAGAATATCTTATTGCACCACCTGTTCGTGCAGTTATATAAGCACCTCCAAATGTCCAAGCAAGAACATTGGCGAGATCGGCTTTTTGTTCTAATGTGTACTTTTTTTCAGTTTCAAATCTAAGCCCAAATGCTGATACCTTATCACATTTAGGTGAAAACTCTATATATTGCCATGCAGAGTTTTCTCTTTCTAATCTTATGATTTTTTCAAAAGAAACCATATCCCATATATCAACTTTATCGGCACAACTTGCAACCACGAATCTACCATCGGAAGAAAAATCTATTGAAGACACAGAGTATCTTGTAATCAATTCTGTAACTTTTCTCCAGTCTTTACAACTATATATCTCAACTTTGCCATCAAAAGTTCCAATTGCAAGATATTTCATATCGCTTGAAAATTTTGCAACTGAATGTTCTGGTGAGTATAAAGTTACAACCGGTTCAATTTCTTCTGAAACACAAGTTTGTGTAAATAAAAACAACAAAATTAAACACCACATCTTGGACCTCCGTTTGCCCAACAGAAAATAAAAAAGCCGGGCTGAACATCCTCTCAAATGCGTGGTACCGAATTTGAGCGATGGAACCCGGCAATTTTGCCGAGCCATCACCTGCAGTACCACGCACGAAGGCATTCTTATTGCCTTTGCAGGAAAGGCTTAGAACTAAATTTTCAAAAAACTGTCTACAACTTTTCAAAAAAATCAGTAATTGCTTTTTTTATATCAATCCAAACAGAACCAACATTGTCTATTAGTGAAACCATCAATTCAAACTCTAATTTGAATCCATAACCACTTATAAACAAATGTCTGAATCTTCTATAAGGATTTAGTTTATTTGCAATTTCCGGATTAAAAATAGACATTTTCCCTTGCGGTGGATTGTATGATAAATCAAGAAGTTCTTTATGCCAACTTTCTCCTTTTGGCATGGTCTGATAATATTCTTTGCTTATCCGTTTAATAATATTTTCTACCCCTGTATAAAAGTTCATCAGGAATGTTCCAATTGCTGCTTTTTGAGCATTATCTATCTTTACAGGGTCTAAATTGTTTCTGAGAGAAGAGAGATCTTTTAATACACACTCAATTGACCCTATTTCATCCTCTACATCAGCCAAAAGTTGTTTATATTTGTCTTGCATATATCACTTTTCCTTTTTCTAACACGCGTTTTGCAAAATGTTCTCTTGTGTATTCTAAGGGGATCAAATCTATTTCATCAGCTAAAATCTTACCATACATCTCAAAAAAAATTTCAGGTTTAACTCCTGTTACTGCTACATCAATATCACGCGCAGATTCAATATCTTCAATACAAGAACCAAACAGTATAACTTTTTCTGCACCATATTCTTTAGTAATTTCAATGATTTCCTTTATATAACTTTCAAAAACTGTTTTATCCATTTGGTTCTCCTTCATCCATCACTGTTCTTCTATTTTATTATATCACTTTAATTTAAAGAAGTCAAGTATTTTTTTCATGTTCAAATTCACTGGTTCTGGCCCCATAAACTTCTATGGCAAACTCAATCATAAACATATTTGCCTTTCATAAGTTTTATGTTTTTCAAAATCCAGATTTTTCTACGGATAAATTTACGAATCATTCTGTATAATCTTCTGTAAAAAGGTATAGGTATTGGTTTTGGCATTTCAAGTTCTGCTTTGTACCGGTTACAGGACTTGCAACAAATTCGCAGGTTACTAAGTTTATTTGTTCCACCGTTGCATTTTGCAATCGCATGATCTATTGTAAATCTTTCAAGTTTATCTTTTTTGTGACAAATATAGCACCGAGCATATATTACACCACGAATAACTTCACAGCCATCTCTCCGGGCTATTTTGGTCAACCGCATAAATCTGTATCTGCTTGTATTTTGCTTTTCCATTGTTTCTTCTAAAGTGTCCGACGAATTGGATCAGTGAAATCAATTGTGAAATTTGATAATTCGGATTGATCTCTAATAGTTGCATATCTTAGTTCATAAGGCTTATAGTGCTTGGCATCGTTGTTGTTATCTGGTATTATTGTAAAAATTTTATTGTTTTGTGAAAGAAATCTCAAATCATTTTCTGCGCATTTAGTGAAAGAAAATAGTTGCCAATCGGAGATGAATACAATCAGATTGTTTTCTGTGCAGAAAAGTAATTTTTTAATGATATTTGTACCAGTAGTTTTATTATCCGCTCCGCCTGCACCATAATTTTTGTAAATTTGTTTCATAAGACCATCATAATTTCTCGTAAATTCATTTGAAAAATATTCACTATTTGCAAATAGTATTACTGCAACTTCACTTGCATATTTTCTTGCTGTTTCAATAAGAGAAAATATTGTTGTGATTGTTAATTCCTTATTCATACTTCCTGATGTATCCGCGGAAATAACAATGCGTTGTAGTAGAGATTCATTGTCTATTATATCCTGCCTGAATTTATATGTTGTTATTTCCGGTAACAGAATTCCTTCTTGCGATACTGATTCATCTAATTCAAGTAATTCTATGGGTTCGTGTGTATTCCACAAATTTAACTCAGGTAATTTCTGAAATCGTTCTATATCTGGAAACTTAATTTCTACATTCCTGCTTGCTTTTGAAAGATAATATTCAAACGATTCTGCCAGGCGGTTAAAATTAAATAATAATGGGTAATAACATGGAGATCTATATTTGTATCGCCTCTTACGATGAGTTAAGGTAGGTGTTTTTATATGTACAGGTGGTTGATTTTCATCAGAAATATGCCTAAGATTTCTTAATAACAATTCTGCAACTTGAGCAAAAAAGCGTCTCAATTGATTTAACCAATCCGCCTGTCTTCTCGCTTCAAATATCAATACTTCTGCCATTGATTTCACTTTTTCATCAAGTGTAGAGTTTGAATCAAGGATATTGACTATATTTGTTGATATTTCTTTATACTCCTTTTCCACTTCTATTTGCATATCTTGAGGCAAAAAGTTATTATAAAATGCACCTAAAATATTCATCCCAAAATTTAAATCCTTAATTTTCTTAAACTTGTTCATTACTGGTTTCAACGACTCCTCTATGTGATTACTTCTAATTTTAACCAACTCAAATTCAACAATGATATCATATATCACATTCAATAATAGAATAATAATTTCTAAGTCGGAAATACCAGTGGTTTGTTCAAGGATTTTAATATGTTTCTTCGTATTGTCAATACTTACAGGTGCAAACTGACTGTGTCCTATTTCGTGGCGAAAAACCATCTTTAACATTTCAGTTGATTTTATTGCTTTAAGACATATGTAAATTCTCATATTCTTTATATAAAAAGGAGCGTACGCATTGTCATGATATTCAACACTGACCGGAGGAAAGTTATACTCCTCACGTACCTCATCAAGAATTTTAATGACAATATCTTCTGTAATTTTGTTTTTCATTTTTTATATTTTTCTTAAAGATTCTTCCAATTGTGCTAAACTGAATTTTTGAATGTTTTCTTCTTGACTTTTTGATGCAAATTCTTTCTTAAGATTATTATAATGTTCCAACAAAACCAGGTCATTTTGTGCCCATCCGTGAAGTAAATCAAGTAGCTGTATATTCGCAGATTTTATTTCTGCAATTATTTTATATGCCCTTTCTCGTTCAAACTCTTTCTTTCTTAAATAATCAACAAGATTTCTTATTGCAGAAATTTTATCTATATGTTGTTTTTCATATTCATGGAGAAATTTGACTCTGTGAATTAAAACATATGGTAACACTATAAAAATATGTTCAAGATTTATTTCTTTCTGATTTTGCAAAATAACAAGCCCTTGTGCAACTTTTAGTGTGCTTAAATACGCACGCTCAGAAACAGGGTTGTTCGGCAACAGTTTTGAACAGATTGATTCCTTGAACCTACAAGTATCACAAACCGCTGGAAAATCAAGCAAAAATTCTTTATCATTTTTTTGTACACAAATCTGTAGGGTCCTAATCATATTTGCTGTGACAAACTTTATACGTTCTGTAATTTTTATGGTAGCTGTTTCTTGCCAGATATCTTCTATTACATCTTCTTTCAAAACAGGATAAATACAATTTTTATCAATATTAAGAAGTTTTGTTTTGTCAATGACATTAAGTGTAGACATTGGAAGACAAATATCAAAACGGTCAAGAAAAGGCATTGGAATTGATTTTATTGTTCCTTCGTCAGCGGGATTTAGAGTTGCAATGAAAACAAACGCATTAAGTGATTTTCTTTCGTTACCATAAATTACCATCTTCTCGGCCAGCATACTAAACAATGAATTAAGCACTGTTGCCGGAACTCTATTAATTTCATCAAATAGTTTAATTTTTGCTTCTACAAAATTGTGCCAGTGAATAATTTCTTCACCCTGTAGAAGTTTTGGTAAATTATATCTTGCTAAAAATTTTGACTCAACAAGTCCCGCAGATCCTTGGATCCTTGAAAAACTACATCCTAAAAGTTTTGCTGTTGCTTCTGCTAGCCAGCTCTTTCCTTTCCCCCAGCTGCTCCATAACAAAATATTAGATCCGCTTAATATTCCGGCTAGAAAAATATCAACTATCTCACTAGAACCGAAATAGAGATTTGATAACCTGTCCTTTATTTCTTGAATCAGCTTCTTGATTTTGTATTTTTTACTGTTCATTGTTTTTATAAAGTTCGGCCAGAGCAAATCTGTTATTTTTGTTTATTTCTAATACTTTACTAAAATATTTTTCTGCTTCTGCAAAATTTTTTAGATGATATTTGTAAATTTTCCCGAGAACTAAAGATGTAAGCGGATAATTCGGATTATCCAGTAATGATGCTTTCAGAACCACGGCCGCATCTTTTATTCTACCTTGTGCCAAATAAACTTTTCCGAGACAAAAATAATTAAAATAACCCCCATAAACATTTACAGCACGGATAGCAAGCGCTTCTGCTTCATCAAGATTCTCACCTTTCTCGGCATAAAGTTTAGCGAGTTCTGAGAATAAAGGAGGATGTTGTTTCAATTTAATACTTTTCCTAAATATCTTAACTCCCTTGCAATAAATCTTTTCTGCTTTTTTCTCTTCCGCCATTTCCTTATAAACTAAGTATAACCAGTAGTACATACTTCCAGCCGGGTTTATAGAAATTGACTTCAGAAGATTT
It includes:
- a CDS encoding HNH endonuclease signature motif containing protein, which encodes MEKQNTSRYRFMRLTKIARRDGCEVIRGVIYARCYICHKKDKLERFTIDHAIAKCNGGTNKLSNLRICCKSCNRYKAELEMPKPIPIPFYRRLYRMIRKFIRRKIWILKNIKLMKGKYVYD
- a CDS encoding MoxR family ATPase, producing MNSKKYKIKKLIQEIKDRLSNLYFGSSEIVDIFLAGILSGSNILLWSSWGKGKSWLAEATAKLLGCSFSRIQGSAGLVESKFLARYNLPKLLQGEEIIHWHNFVEAKIKLFDEINRVPATVLNSLFSMLAEKMVIYGNERKSLNAFVFIATLNPADEGTIKSIPMPFLDRFDICLPMSTLNVIDKTKLLNIDKNCIYPVLKEDVIEDIWQETATIKITERIKFVTANMIRTLQICVQKNDKEFLLDFPAVCDTCRFKESICSKLLPNNPVSERAYLSTLKVAQGLVILQNQKEINLEHIFIVLPYVLIHRVKFLHEYEKQHIDKISAIRNLVDYLRKKEFERERAYKIIAEIKSANIQLLDLLHGWAQNDLVLLEHYNNLKKEFASKSQEENIQKFSLAQLEESLRKI